Part of the Geoalkalibacter ferrihydriticus DSM 17813 genome is shown below.
TGCTTGTGGTTCAGCATATCGCCCAGGGCTTTGCCGAAGGCTTTGCGCAATGGCTCGAACGCGAAACGCCTTTTCCGGTACGCACCGCCGCCGATGGCGACGCCCTGCGCCCCGGGCTGGTCCTGGTGGCGCCCAGCGATCGTCACATGGAAGTGCGCGCTGATCGCATCCGCCTGACCGACGGGCTGCCGGTCAACAGTTGTCGGCCCTCTGTCGACCTGCTGTTCACTTCTCTCGCCCATCAGACGCCGCGCGAGGTGGCCGCCGTGCTGCTCACCGGGATGGGCCGCGACGGCGCCGAAGGTCTCGCTGCCCTGCGGCTGGCGGGCGCGGCCACGCTGGTTCAGGATGAGGCGAGCTGCGTGGTCTTTGGCATGCCGCGCGCCGCCATCGATCTCGACGCCGCCCAGCAGGTGCTGCCCCTCGATGAAATCCCCCGTATGCTCGCGCGGATTCTGGACCGCACCGAGCGTTTGTGATAAGTTCCCAGAACAATTCACGATAAGCTTTTTCACCGCTGAGCGCGCAAAGGAGCCCCACTTCCATGAGCATCCGCCTCTTCAACACCCTCACCGGCCGTAAGGAAGATTTTCAGCCCCTTGATCCCGGCAAGGTCAGGATGTATGTCTGCGGCGTCACCACCTACGATTACTGCCACATGGGCCACGCCCGGGCCAATATCGTTTTCGACATCGTCTATCGCTACTTCCGCTATCGCGGCTTCGATGTGACCTACGTGCGCAACTACACCGACGTTGACGACAAGATCATCCAGCGCGCCAACGAGCGCGGCATCCCCAGCCACGAACTTGCCGAGCAATTCATCCGCGCCTTCGACGAAGACATGGCCGCGCTGGGTCTTGATCTGCCAACATCTCAGCCCAAGGCCACCGAGCACATCGGCGACATCATCGCCCTCGTCGAACGCCTTATCGAGCGCGGCATGGCCTATGCGGCGGGCGGCGACGTGTATTTCAGCGTTGAGAAATTTCCCACCTACCTCAAGCTTTCCAAGCGCAATCTCGATGAAATGCAGGCCGGCGCCCGCATCGCGCCCGGCGAGCACAAGCGCCATCCCATGGATTTCGCTTTGTGGAAGGCCGCCAAGCCCGGCGAGCCGGCCTGGGATTCACCCTGGGGCCCGGGCCGTCCCGGCTGGCACATCGAATGTTCGGCCATGAGCATGGCCTTTCTCGGTGAATCCTTCGATATTCACGGCGGCGGCAAGGATCTGATCTTTCCCCACCACGACAACGAAATCGCCCAGAGCGAGGCCGCGACGGGCAAGCCCTTCGCCAAGTACTGGATGCACAACGGCTTCGTCAACGTCAACCAAGAGAAGATGAGCAAATCCCTGGGCAATTTCTTTACCATCCGCACCATCCTCGAGAAGTTCGACCCCGAGGTGGTGCGCTTCTTCATCCTCACCGCCCATTACCGCTCGCCCATCGATTTTTCCGATCAGAACCTCAAAGAAGCGCGCGCCGGGCTGACCCGCTTTTACGAGGCCCTGCAGGCCGCGGCCGAGCTGCTTGCCGATTTGCTGGCAAGCGAAGCCGCCTCCAATGAAGGCGCCCAGCTTGAAGAGCGTTTTCGCGCGGCCATGGACGACGATTTCAACTCCGCCCAGGCCATCGGCCATCTCTTTGACGCAGTGCGTTCTCTCAACCGTCTTCTGGGCGAAAAAAAGCTGCGTAAGAGCCCGGAAAAATTGGCCGCCTTGCGTGACTTGCACGACGCACTCCTGCGCCTCGGCGCGGTTCTCGGGCTCTTCACGTCCGATCCGGCTGCCTGGCTGCGTCGCCGTAATCTCGACGGCCTCAAAGAATTGGGCCTCAGCCCCGCCGAGATTGAAGCGCGTATCGCTGAACGCCTTGAAGCCCGCGCCGCCAAGGATTTTGTCCGCGCCGACCAGGTTCGTGACGAGCTGGCCGCCCAGGGCGTGCAGCTCCTCGACAGTCCCCAGGGCACCATCTGGAAGGTGGAGTAGGACGATGAACCGCTATGAAGAAGATTGCCTGCGGCTTATAGAGGTTCCTTGAGTCTCTGGTGTCCCCTATGTCCTATGTTTTTTACAGGAGCTACCCATGACCACCAAAAAAATCAGTCATGTCGGCATTGCCGTCAAAAGCCTCGATGCCGCCGTGCCCCTCTACCGAGACGTGCTCGGCATGGAATTCGAGGGCACCGAAGTCGTCGCCGAGCAAAAGGTTAAGGTCGCCTTCTTTGTTTCCGGTGAAAGCCGCATCGAGCTGCTTGAAGCGACCAGCCCCGACTCGCCCGTGGCCAAATTCATTGAAAAAAACGGCGAAGGTGTACACCATCTCGCCTACGAAGTCGATGATTTAAAAGCCACCCTTGCCCGGCTTCAGACTCAGGGAGTGCGTCTCATCGACAGTGAACCGCGCCGCGGCGCCCATGGCACTGCCATCGCTTTTCTGCACCCCAAGGCCACCGGCGGGGTGCTCACTGAATTATGCCAGCCCGCGCAAGGCTGAGAAAAAATCAAAACAAACAATGTTTTTGACAGGGAAGGACTGTTTCTGGCAGGTTAACCTACCGAAAGAACTGAATTGTTTTTTTAGGTTGACACCTGTCGCGAAATAAAAGAATCTAGATTGGCCTGTTTTTAAAACGCTACACCAAAATTTGTGTTGCTTGACATGTGTGTCATGCCCGGTAAACTGTTCCTCGTTTGATTGGGTAACTCGCGTTTTGCCGGGTGAGATCCAAGGGTGGTGGCGCGAAACGCAGCGACGATCCTTGGTTTGGGAGGGAGTATGAACCGTCGGCGCTCCGGATGCACGCCAGGGTCCGGGAGCCAGGCAGCCGTCGCAAACCCATCCCGGAGGTTCCCATGAAAAAAGTTATTTCGCGCGTTCTCGTTTTCCTGCTCGCTCTGCTGGTGTTTTCGGTCCTGCCCGTCGCGGCGCTTGAGCGTGGCGACCAGGCTCCCGATTTCACCCTGAAGAATCTCGACGACCGCGAAGTCAGCCTGTCCGACTACCGCGGCCGCATTGTGTTGCTCAAGCTGGCCACCACCTGGTGTCCAACCTGCAAGCAGCAGACCGACGATATCCTGCGCGTGGGCGAGTTGCTGGCCGAGCACGAGGTGGTTGTTCTTGAAGTCTTTGTCCAGGACTCCGAACGCATGGTGCGGCGCTATCTGCGCGGCAAGACTTTTCCCATGACGTTCGAGGCGCTCATGGACAATGGGCGCGCTCACCGCGCCTACAATGTTTATCTGATCCCGCGCATGCTGATTCTCGACCGCGATCACCGCGTCTACCACGATGGCGGGCAGCTTTTCGAGGAAGACCTGCGGCGTCTGGTCAAGGAAGTCGCCGCTTTGCCCGCGGGCGAATAGGGCCGACGCACCCGTCGCCCCGGTTTTTACGGCCTGTTGCCGACTGTGGCGTAGCGTCTACACCTGTTGCAAATGCTCAACAGCCGCAGCCTCGCGGTGTTTGGATGGAGGGCCGGGTCGGCAAAAAAAACGGCAGTTTTTCGGCTGGTTAGTCGGATTAAAATTTTTATGGCTCCGGTTGAATGTTGGCATCTGAATTGCTGTAAGGTGAAAAGGTGTTGATTTTTGTCGACAAAT
Proteins encoded:
- the mce gene encoding methylmalonyl-CoA epimerase, yielding MTTKKISHVGIAVKSLDAAVPLYRDVLGMEFEGTEVVAEQKVKVAFFVSGESRIELLEATSPDSPVAKFIEKNGEGVHHLAYEVDDLKATLARLQTQGVRLIDSEPRRGAHGTAIAFLHPKATGGVLTELCQPAQG
- the cysS gene encoding cysteine--tRNA ligase; its protein translation is MSIRLFNTLTGRKEDFQPLDPGKVRMYVCGVTTYDYCHMGHARANIVFDIVYRYFRYRGFDVTYVRNYTDVDDKIIQRANERGIPSHELAEQFIRAFDEDMAALGLDLPTSQPKATEHIGDIIALVERLIERGMAYAAGGDVYFSVEKFPTYLKLSKRNLDEMQAGARIAPGEHKRHPMDFALWKAAKPGEPAWDSPWGPGRPGWHIECSAMSMAFLGESFDIHGGGKDLIFPHHDNEIAQSEAATGKPFAKYWMHNGFVNVNQEKMSKSLGNFFTIRTILEKFDPEVVRFFILTAHYRSPIDFSDQNLKEARAGLTRFYEALQAAAELLADLLASEAASNEGAQLEERFRAAMDDDFNSAQAIGHLFDAVRSLNRLLGEKKLRKSPEKLAALRDLHDALLRLGAVLGLFTSDPAAWLRRRNLDGLKELGLSPAEIEARIAERLEARAAKDFVRADQVRDELAAQGVQLLDSPQGTIWKVE
- a CDS encoding TlpA family protein disulfide reductase — protein: MKKVISRVLVFLLALLVFSVLPVAALERGDQAPDFTLKNLDDREVSLSDYRGRIVLLKLATTWCPTCKQQTDDILRVGELLAEHEVVVLEVFVQDSERMVRRYLRGKTFPMTFEALMDNGRAHRAYNVYLIPRMLILDRDHRVYHDGGQLFEEDLRRLVKEVAALPAGE